A window from Malacoplasma iowae encodes these proteins:
- the gltX gene encoding glutamate--tRNA ligase produces the protein MNNNSPNKIVRTRYAPSPTGLFHIGGARTALFNYLFAKKNNGDFIVRIEDTDIDRNVEGGAESQLNNLKWLRIFPDESLLNPGNYGPYIQTEKLKRYQELANKLLKEKKAYRCFCTPEKLEEDRKKALDKKQTPKYNKTCLKLTEEEIQTNLKNNVPYSIRLNIDANDLFVWNDIVRGEISVPASALTDPVILKSNNIPMYNFAVVVDDYDMKISHVIRGEEHISNTPYQLAIKRALGFESEIQYGHLSVIVDDTGKKLSKRNIELKQFIEDYKNMGFLPESIVNFMYLLGMAAPDGKEIFDMQTSIKNFDINKVSKSSTMFDFKKMEWISSEHFKLLSDSAFVAFVSPFIEIEWKEIEKHKTEVILLFKNQITYAKQLNDLIYENFLQEKDINPIIKSPIFKEEGIKEFIEIYKNKIKESVEWSVDSINEIIKQIKEETNRSGKNLFMPIRLLSTHSEHGPELAKVLFILGKDKVLLNVNKIYNNLNKKK, from the coding sequence ATGAATAATAATAGTCCCAATAAGATTGTGCGAACAAGATATGCCCCATCACCAACTGGATTATTCCATATAGGTGGAGCTAGAACAGCTTTATTTAATTATTTATTTGCTAAAAAAAACAATGGTGATTTTATTGTAAGAATTGAAGATACTGACATTGATAGAAATGTTGAAGGTGGAGCAGAGTCTCAATTAAACAATTTAAAATGACTAAGAATTTTTCCAGATGAATCATTATTAAATCCAGGTAATTATGGACCATATATTCAAACTGAAAAATTAAAAAGATATCAAGAATTAGCTAATAAATTATTAAAAGAAAAAAAAGCATATAGATGTTTTTGTACACCAGAAAAATTAGAGGAAGATAGAAAAAAAGCTTTAGATAAAAAACAAACACCAAAGTACAACAAAACATGTTTGAAATTAACTGAAGAAGAAATTCAAACAAACTTAAAAAATAATGTTCCATATTCTATAAGACTTAATATTGATGCAAATGATTTGTTTGTATGAAACGATATTGTAAGAGGTGAAATATCTGTTCCAGCAAGCGCTCTGACAGACCCTGTAATATTAAAATCTAATAACATTCCAATGTATAACTTTGCTGTTGTTGTTGATGATTATGATATGAAAATATCTCATGTTATTAGAGGGGAAGAACACATATCAAACACTCCCTACCAATTAGCAATTAAAAGAGCTTTAGGTTTTGAAAGTGAAATACAATATGGTCATTTATCAGTTATTGTTGATGACACTGGAAAAAAATTATCTAAAAGAAATATAGAACTTAAGCAATTTATAGAAGATTATAAAAATATGGGATTTTTGCCTGAATCTATAGTTAATTTTATGTATCTTTTAGGAATGGCTGCACCTGATGGTAAAGAAATATTTGATATGCAAACATCAATTAAAAACTTTGATATTAATAAAGTTAGCAAATCATCAACAATGTTTGATTTCAAAAAAATGGAATGAATATCTTCAGAACATTTTAAATTATTATCAGATAGTGCTTTTGTTGCTTTTGTTTCACCATTCATAGAAATAGAATGAAAAGAAATTGAAAAACACAAAACTGAAGTTATCTTATTATTTAAAAATCAAATTACTTATGCAAAACAACTAAATGATTTAATCTATGAAAATTTCTTACAAGAAAAAGATATTAATCCAATTATAAAATCTCCTATTTTTAAAGAAGAAGGAATTAAAGAATTCATTGAAATATACAAAAACAAAATTAAAGAATCAGTTGAATGATCAGTAGATTCAATAAATGAAATTATTAAACAAATCAAAGAAGAAACAAACAGAAGCGGTAAAAATTTGTTCATGCCTATTAGACTATTATCAACACATAGTGAACATGGTCCTGAATTAGCTAAAGTACTTTTCATTTTAGGAAAAGATAAAGTTTTATTAAATGTAAATAAAATTTACAACAATTTAAACAAGAAAAAATAA
- a CDS encoding GHMP family kinase ATP-binding protein, with the protein MMNIRSYAKVNLFLLVKPLNKKNKLHDIKSCFALHKDLFDEIIIEHTNKNIDEVIYYWEKKQITIKDCLITKTLKILRENNYIKDHYKIIVNKNIPVSSGLGGGSSNAASIVKALVKTNKKFKPNKKLIDILHNISSDMIFFLYDYDYAIVKNFGKKVKKHKFKNELKFDILLTKINCETSNVFKTFDTLNLKNLKKSSIKKELTKIKKKQYNLLVNNLLVACLNTYPSISEIYNRINKEDQNYLLSGSGGTFFKISEVL; encoded by the coding sequence ATGATGAATATTAGAAGTTACGCTAAGGTTAATTTATTTTTATTAGTTAAACCACTTAATAAAAAAAACAAATTACATGATATAAAAAGTTGTTTTGCTCTTCATAAAGATTTGTTTGATGAAATAATAATTGAGCATACAAATAAAAACATAGATGAAGTAATTTATTATTGAGAAAAAAAACAAATCACTATAAAAGATTGTTTAATAACTAAAACATTAAAAATATTAAGAGAAAATAATTATATAAAAGATCATTACAAAATTATAGTAAATAAAAACATTCCAGTGTCTTCTGGTTTGGGCGGTGGAAGTTCAAACGCAGCATCAATAGTTAAAGCGTTAGTAAAAACAAATAAAAAATTTAAACCAAATAAAAAACTAATTGATATTCTTCATAACATTAGTTCAGATATGATTTTCTTTCTTTATGACTATGATTATGCAATAGTTAAAAACTTTGGTAAAAAAGTAAAAAAACACAAATTTAAAAATGAATTAAAGTTTGATATTTTACTAACTAAAATAAATTGTGAAACAAGTAATGTATTCAAAACATTTGATACACTAAATCTAAAGAATTTAAAAAAGTCTAGTATTAAAAAAGAACTAACTAAAATTAAAAAGAAACAATATAATTTATTGGTGAATAATTTACTTGTAGCTTGTTTAAATACATATCCATCTATAAGTGAAATTTATAATAGAATCAATAAAGAGGACCAAAATTATTTACTCTCTGGTTCTGGGGGAACATTTTTCAAAATTTCGGAGGTTTTATAA